In one Pseudomonas sp. 31-12 genomic region, the following are encoded:
- the uvrA gene encoding excinuclease ABC subunit UvrA — protein MDKILIRGARTHNLKNIDLTLPRDKLIVITGLSGSGKSSLAFDTLYAEGQRRYVESLSAYARQFLSMMEKPDVDTIEGLSPAISIEQKSTSHNPRSTVGTITEIYDYLRLLYARVGIPRCPDHDIPLEAQTVSQMVDLVLAQPEGSKLMLLAPVIRERKGEHLSVFEELRAQGFVRARVNGRLCELDELPKLDKQKKHSIDVVVDRFKVRADLQQRLAESFETALKLADGIALVAPMDDEPGEEIIFSARFACPICGHAISELEPKLFSFNNPAGACPTCDGLGVKQFFDIKRLVNGELTLAEGAIRGWDRRNVYYFQMLGSLASHYKFSLEVPFNDLPADQQKFILHGSGSQNVDFKYLNDRGDIVKRSHPFEGIVPNLERRYRETESASVREELAKFLSTQHCPDCRGTRLRREARHVWVGEKTLPAVTNLPIGDACEYFGVLKLTGRRGEIADKILKEIRERLQFLVNVGLDYLSLDRSADTLSGGEAQRIRLASQIGAGLVGVLYILDEPSIGLHQRDNDRLLGTLKHLRDIGNTVIVVEHDEDAIRLADYVVDIGPGAGVHGGHIVAEGTPAEVMAHPDSLTGKYLSGRVKIAVPAKRTPRNKKLSLSLKGARGNNLRNVDLDIPIGLLTCVTGVSGSGKSTLINNTLFPLSATALNGATTLEAAAHDSIKGLEHLDKVVDIDQSPIGRTPRSNPATYTGLFTPIRELFAGVPESRSRGYGPGRFSFNVKGGRCEACQGDGLIKVEMHFLPDIYVPCDVCKSKRYNRETLEIKYKGKSIHETLEMTIEEARVFFDAVPALARKLQTLMDVGLSYIKLGQSATTLSGGEAQRVKLSRELSKRDTGKTLYILDEPTTGLHFADIQQLLDVLHRLRDHGNTVVVIEHNLDVIKTADWLVDLGPEGGSKGGQIIAVGTPEEVSEMKQSHTGFYLKPLLARDKA, from the coding sequence TTGGACAAGATCCTGATTCGTGGGGCCCGAACCCACAACCTGAAGAACATCGACCTGACCCTGCCACGGGACAAACTGATCGTCATCACCGGCCTGTCCGGATCCGGCAAATCGTCCCTGGCGTTTGACACGCTGTACGCCGAAGGCCAGCGCCGCTACGTCGAATCGCTGTCGGCCTATGCCCGGCAGTTTTTGTCGATGATGGAAAAGCCTGACGTCGACACCATCGAAGGTTTGTCGCCAGCCATTTCCATCGAACAGAAGTCGACCTCGCACAACCCGCGCTCGACGGTCGGCACCATCACCGAAATCTACGACTACCTGCGCCTGCTTTACGCACGCGTGGGTATTCCGCGCTGCCCGGATCACGACATTCCGCTGGAAGCGCAGACCGTCAGCCAGATGGTCGACCTCGTCCTCGCCCAGCCGGAGGGCAGCAAGCTGATGCTGTTGGCCCCGGTGATTCGCGAGCGTAAAGGCGAGCATCTGTCGGTCTTCGAAGAACTGCGTGCCCAGGGTTTTGTCCGGGCGCGGGTCAACGGCCGGCTCTGCGAGCTGGACGAGTTGCCGAAGCTGGATAAACAGAAGAAGCACTCGATCGATGTCGTGGTTGACCGCTTCAAGGTTCGCGCCGACCTGCAACAGCGCCTGGCCGAGTCGTTCGAGACCGCACTGAAGCTGGCGGACGGCATTGCGCTGGTAGCGCCGATGGACGACGAGCCCGGCGAAGAGATCATCTTCTCCGCGCGCTTCGCCTGCCCGATCTGCGGTCATGCCATTAGCGAACTCGAACCCAAGCTGTTCTCCTTCAACAACCCGGCGGGCGCTTGCCCGACGTGCGATGGACTGGGGGTCAAGCAGTTCTTCGACATCAAGCGCCTGGTGAACGGCGAGCTGACGCTGGCCGAGGGCGCGATTCGCGGCTGGGACAGGCGTAACGTCTATTACTTCCAGATGCTCGGGTCGCTGGCCTCACACTACAAGTTCAGCCTCGAAGTGCCGTTCAACGACCTGCCGGCCGATCAGCAGAAATTCATCCTGCACGGCAGCGGTTCGCAAAACGTCGACTTCAAATACCTGAACGACCGCGGCGACATCGTCAAACGCTCGCACCCGTTCGAAGGCATCGTGCCGAACCTCGAACGCCGCTACCGCGAAACCGAGTCGGCTTCGGTGCGTGAAGAGCTGGCCAAGTTCCTCAGCACCCAGCATTGCCCGGATTGCCGCGGCACGCGCCTGCGTCGTGAGGCGCGGCACGTCTGGGTGGGCGAGAAGACGCTGCCGGCGGTGACCAATCTGCCGATTGGCGATGCGTGTGAATATTTCGGCGTATTGAAGCTGACCGGCCGCCGCGGAGAAATTGCCGACAAGATCCTCAAGGAAATCCGCGAGCGCCTGCAGTTCCTGGTCAACGTGGGTCTCGACTATCTTTCACTGGACCGCAGTGCCGACACCTTGTCCGGCGGTGAAGCTCAGCGGATTCGTCTGGCCAGTCAGATTGGCGCCGGCCTTGTGGGGGTTCTGTACATCCTCGATGAGCCGTCGATCGGCCTGCATCAACGTGATAACGATCGGTTGCTCGGCACGCTCAAGCACCTGCGTGACATCGGCAACACAGTGATCGTGGTCGAACACGACGAAGATGCCATTCGCCTCGCGGACTATGTGGTCGACATTGGGCCGGGCGCGGGTGTCCACGGTGGGCATATTGTCGCCGAAGGTACGCCGGCCGAGGTCATGGCTCACCCTGATTCGTTGACCGGCAAGTATCTGTCGGGCCGGGTGAAGATTGCGGTTCCAGCCAAACGCACACCGCGTAACAAGAAGTTGTCGCTGTCCCTCAAGGGCGCTCGCGGCAACAACTTGCGCAATGTCGACCTGGACATTCCGATTGGTCTGTTGACGTGCGTCACCGGTGTGTCCGGCTCGGGCAAGTCGACGCTCATCAACAACACTCTGTTTCCCTTGAGCGCCACGGCACTCAATGGCGCAACGACGCTTGAGGCTGCCGCTCACGACAGCATCAAGGGCCTGGAGCATCTGGATAAGGTCGTCGACATCGACCAGAGCCCGATCGGCCGTACGCCGCGCTCCAACCCGGCGACCTACACCGGGCTGTTCACGCCGATTCGTGAATTGTTCGCGGGTGTGCCGGAATCTCGCTCCCGTGGTTACGGCCCAGGCCGCTTCTCCTTCAACGTGAAGGGCGGACGCTGCGAAGCGTGTCAGGGCGATGGCCTGATCAAGGTGGAAATGCACTTCCTGCCGGACATCTATGTCCCGTGCGACGTCTGCAAGAGCAAGCGCTACAACCGCGAAACCCTTGAGATCAAGTACAAGGGCAAGAGCATCCACGAAACCCTCGAGATGACCATCGAGGAAGCGCGAGTGTTCTTTGATGCGGTTCCGGCACTGGCGCGCAAGCTTCAGACGTTGATGGATGTAGGCCTGTCCTACATCAAGCTGGGACAATCGGCGACGACGCTGTCGGGGGGTGAAGCCCAGCGGGTGAAGCTGTCCCGCGAGCTGTCCAAGCGCGATACCGGCAAGACCCTGTACATCCTCGATGAGCCGACCACCGGCCTGCACTTCGCGGATATTCAGCAACTGCTGGATGTGCTGCATCGACTGCGCGACCACGGCAACACCGTGGTGGTGATCGAGCACAACCTCGATGTGATCAAGACGGCCGACTGGCTGGTGGACCTTGGGCCGGAAGGCGGCTCCAAGGGCGGACAGATCATCGCTGTCGGCACGCCAGAAGAAGTGTCAGAGATGAAGCAGTCTCACACCGGCTTCTACCTCAAGCCGCTGCTGGCCCGCGACAAGGCCTGA
- the bfr gene encoding bacterioferritin has product MQGHPDVIDYLNTLLTGELAARDQYFVHSRMYEDWGFTKLYERINHEMEEEAGHADALMRRILMLEGTPRMRPDDLDVGTTVPDMLAADLRLEYKVRAALCKGIKLCEQHKDYVSREMLRVQLHDTEEDHTYWLEKQMGLIKLIGLENYLQSHA; this is encoded by the coding sequence ATGCAAGGCCACCCAGATGTAATCGATTACCTCAACACGTTGCTCACCGGCGAACTGGCGGCGCGTGATCAATATTTCGTCCATTCGCGGATGTATGAGGACTGGGGTTTCACCAAGCTCTACGAACGAATCAACCACGAGATGGAAGAAGAAGCAGGGCACGCCGATGCACTGATGCGCCGTATCCTGATGCTGGAAGGTACGCCGCGCATGCGTCCGGACGATCTCGACGTCGGCACCACGGTGCCTGACATGCTCGCTGCCGACCTGCGACTGGAATACAAAGTCCGCGCTGCGCTTTGCAAGGGCATCAAGCTCTGCGAGCAGCACAAGGACTATGTCAGCCGCGAGATGCTGCGTGTTCAATTGCATGACACCGAAGAAGACCACACCTACTGGCTTGAAAAGCAGATGGGTCTGATCAAGTTGATCGGTCTCGAGAACTACCTGCAGTCGCACGCCTGA
- a CDS encoding catalase: protein MSQNKTLTTASGAPVADNQNSRSAGPRGPLLLDDFHLIEKLAHFNRENIPERRVHAKGSGAYGTFTVTRDITQYTSAKLFESVGKQTPTFLRFSTVGGERGSADTERDPRGFALKFYTEEGNWDIVGNNTPVFFIRDPLKFPDFIHTQKRLPQSNLKSAQMMWDFWSHSPEALHQVTILFSDRGIPDGYRHMHGFGSHTYSLISANGERHWVKWHYKTKQGIKNLAPADAARLAGTDPDYAQRDLFGAIERGDFPKWRVCIQIMTEAQAATHSENPFDVTKTWSQKEFPLIEVGELELNRNPQNYFAEVEQAAFGPSNMVPGVGLSPDRMLQGRVFAYADAHRYRIGTNHQQLPVNAPRSPVNSYQRDGSMAFGSNGGAAPNYEPNSYVDSPKQAPRYAEPALALSGAADRYDHREDTDYYSHAGALFRLMNDEQKTLLVSNIAGAMAGVSSDVVDRQLQYFYKADPAYGEAIAKALNVQLNEV from the coding sequence ATGAGTCAAAATAAAACGCTGACCACCGCCAGCGGCGCTCCTGTCGCCGACAACCAGAATTCCCGTTCCGCCGGCCCTCGAGGCCCGCTGCTGCTCGACGACTTCCACCTGATCGAGAAGCTTGCCCATTTCAACCGTGAAAACATCCCTGAGCGTCGTGTACACGCCAAAGGCTCGGGTGCTTACGGTACGTTTACCGTAACTCGCGACATCACCCAATACACCAGCGCCAAACTGTTTGAATCGGTCGGCAAGCAAACCCCGACGTTCCTGCGGTTTTCCACGGTAGGTGGCGAACGTGGTTCGGCGGATACTGAGCGCGACCCACGTGGCTTTGCCTTGAAGTTCTACACCGAAGAAGGTAACTGGGACATCGTCGGCAACAACACGCCCGTGTTCTTCATCCGTGATCCGCTGAAATTCCCAGACTTTATCCACACCCAAAAACGTCTGCCGCAAAGCAACCTGAAAAGCGCGCAGATGATGTGGGACTTCTGGTCGCACTCACCTGAGGCGTTGCACCAGGTCACCATTCTGTTTTCCGACCGTGGCATTCCCGACGGCTATCGTCACATGCACGGCTTCGGCAGCCACACTTACAGCCTGATCAGCGCCAATGGCGAGCGGCACTGGGTGAAATGGCACTATAAGACCAAGCAAGGCATCAAGAACCTGGCGCCTGCAGATGCAGCACGCTTGGCCGGTACCGATCCGGATTACGCGCAGCGTGACCTGTTCGGAGCGATTGAGCGCGGTGACTTCCCGAAATGGCGTGTGTGCATCCAGATCATGACCGAGGCCCAAGCCGCGACGCACTCCGAAAACCCGTTCGACGTGACCAAAACCTGGTCGCAGAAAGAGTTTCCGCTGATCGAAGTCGGAGAGCTGGAGCTCAACCGCAATCCGCAGAACTACTTTGCTGAAGTCGAGCAGGCGGCGTTCGGTCCGAGCAACATGGTCCCGGGTGTTGGTCTGTCGCCGGATCGCATGCTCCAGGGCCGTGTGTTCGCTTACGCCGACGCTCACCGCTACCGCATTGGCACCAACCATCAGCAGCTGCCTGTGAACGCGCCTCGCAGTCCGGTGAATAGCTACCAGCGCGATGGTTCGATGGCGTTCGGCAGCAATGGCGGTGCGGCACCAAACTATGAGCCGAACAGCTATGTCGATTCGCCAAAACAAGCGCCGCGCTACGCTGAGCCGGCTTTGGCATTGAGCGGCGCCGCTGACCGTTACGATCATCGCGAAGACACCGACTACTACAGCCACGCCGGTGCACTTTTCCGACTCATGAATGACGAGCAGAAAACTCTGTTGGTCAGCAACATTGCCGGCGCGATGGCTGGTGTTTCCAGTGATGTGGTTGATCGCCAGTTGCAGTATTTCTACAAGGCTGACCCGGCGTATGGAGAAGCAATCGCAAAGGCACTCAACGTACAGCTTAACGAAGTCTAA
- the rplQ gene encoding 50S ribosomal protein L17: protein MRHRKSGRHLSRTSSHRKAMFQNMAVSLFEHELIKTTLPKAKELRRVAEPLITLAKTDSLANRRLAFDRTRSKAIVGKLFNDLGKRYATREGGYLRILKCGFRTGDNAPMAYVELVDRPAGGEAVSAE, encoded by the coding sequence ATGCGTCATCGTAAAAGTGGTCGTCACCTGAGCCGCACTAGCTCGCACCGCAAGGCCATGTTTCAAAACATGGCAGTGTCGCTGTTCGAGCACGAGCTGATCAAAACTACACTGCCGAAAGCTAAAGAACTGCGTCGCGTTGCTGAGCCGCTGATCACTTTGGCCAAGACAGACAGCCTGGCTAACCGCCGTCTGGCTTTCGACCGTACTCGTTCGAAGGCTATCGTTGGTAAGCTCTTCAACGACCTGGGCAAGCGTTACGCTACCCGTGAGGGTGGCTACCTGCGCATCCTCAAGTGCGGTTTCCGCACTGGCGACAACGCGCCTATGGCGTACGTCGAGTTGGTTGATCGTCCTGCCGGTGGTGAAGCTGTATCCGCTGAGTAA
- the rpoA gene encoding DNA-directed RNA polymerase subunit alpha: protein MQISVNEFLTPRHIDVQVVSPTRAKITLEPLERGFGHTLGNALRRILLSSMPGCAVVEAEIDGVLHEYSAIEGVQEDVIEILLNLKGLAIKLHGRDEVTLTLSKKGSGVVTAADIQLDHDVEIVNPDHVIANLASNGALNMKLTVARGRGYEPADSRQSDEDESRSIGRLQLDSSFSPVRRIAYVVENARVEQRTNLDKLVIDLETNGTLDPEEAIRRAATILQQQLAAFVDLKGDSEPVVVEQEDEIDPILLRPVDDLELTVRSANCLKAENIYYIGDLIQRTEVELLKTPNLGKKSLTEIKDVLASRGLSLGMRLDNWPPASLKKDDKATA, encoded by the coding sequence ATGCAGATTTCGGTAAATGAGTTCCTGACACCCCGCCATATTGATGTGCAGGTTGTCAGTCCAACCCGCGCCAAGATCACTCTCGAGCCTCTCGAGCGTGGTTTCGGCCACACCCTGGGCAACGCGCTGCGACGCATCCTGTTGTCCTCAATGCCCGGCTGTGCAGTAGTCGAGGCCGAGATTGACGGTGTGCTCCATGAGTACAGCGCCATCGAAGGCGTACAGGAAGACGTAATTGAAATCCTGTTGAACCTTAAAGGTCTGGCTATCAAGCTGCACGGTCGTGACGAAGTTACGCTGACCTTGTCGAAGAAGGGTTCGGGGGTGGTTACCGCTGCCGATATTCAGCTGGATCATGATGTCGAGATCGTTAACCCCGATCACGTAATCGCTAACCTGGCGTCTAACGGCGCCCTGAACATGAAGCTCACCGTAGCTCGTGGTCGTGGTTATGAACCGGCAGACTCGCGTCAGAGCGATGAAGACGAAAGCCGCAGCATCGGTCGCTTGCAGCTTGACTCTTCGTTCAGCCCGGTTCGCCGTATCGCATACGTGGTGGAAAACGCCCGTGTCGAGCAGCGTACTAACCTGGACAAGCTGGTTATTGATCTGGAAACCAACGGTACCCTGGATCCTGAAGAGGCTATTCGCCGCGCTGCAACCATTCTGCAACAGCAGTTGGCTGCGTTCGTCGACCTCAAAGGTGACAGTGAGCCAGTGGTTGTTGAGCAGGAAGACGAGATCGATCCGATCCTGCTTCGCCCGGTTGACGATCTGGAACTGACTGTACGTTCGGCTAACTGCCTTAAGGCGGAAAACATCTACTACATCGGTGACCTGATTCAGCGTACCGAAGTAGAGCTGTTGAAGACTCCGAACCTTGGCAAGAAATCCTTGACTGAAATCAAGGACGTTCTGGCCTCCCGCGGTCTGTCCCTCGGCATGCGCCTCGACAACTGGCCGCCTGCAAGTCTTAAGAAGGACGACAAGGCGACTGCCTGA
- the rpsD gene encoding 30S ribosomal protein S4, which produces MARYIGPKCKLARREGTDLFLKSGVRAIESKCNIEAAPGIHGQRRGRQSDYGTQLREKQKVRRIYGVLERQFSGYYKEAAGKKGATGENLLQLLECRLDNVVYRMGFGSTRAESRQLVSHKSVSVNGQTVNVPSYQVRAGDVVAIREKAKNQLRIVQALDLCAQRGRVEWVEVDTEKKSGVFKNVPARSDLSADINESLIVELYSK; this is translated from the coding sequence ATGGCTCGTTACATTGGTCCAAAATGCAAACTCGCTCGTCGCGAAGGCACCGATCTCTTTCTGAAGAGCGGCGTGCGCGCGATCGAATCGAAGTGCAACATCGAAGCAGCACCTGGTATCCACGGCCAACGCCGCGGTCGCCAGTCCGATTACGGCACCCAACTGCGTGAAAAGCAGAAGGTCCGTCGTATCTACGGCGTTCTCGAGCGTCAATTCAGCGGCTACTACAAAGAAGCTGCTGGCAAGAAAGGTGCAACCGGTGAAAACCTGCTGCAACTGCTCGAATGCCGTCTGGACAACGTTGTATACCGTATGGGTTTTGGCTCTACTCGTGCCGAATCCCGTCAGCTGGTATCGCACAAATCCGTCAGCGTTAACGGTCAGACCGTAAACGTACCGTCCTACCAGGTTCGTGCTGGTGACGTGGTCGCGATTCGCGAGAAAGCAAAGAACCAACTTCGCATTGTCCAAGCTCTCGATCTGTGTGCCCAACGTGGCCGCGTAGAATGGGTAGAAGTAGACACTGAGAAGAAGTCGGGCGTTTTCAAGAACGTTCCTGCTCGCAGTGATCTGTCCGCCGACATCAACGAAAGCCTGATTGTCGAGCTCTACTCCAAGTAA
- the rpsK gene encoding 30S ribosomal protein S11, which yields MAKPAARPRKKVKKTVVDGIAHIHASFNNTIVTITDRQGNALSWATSGGSGFRGSRKSTPFAAQVAAERAGQAALEYGLKNLDVNVKGPGPGRESAVRALNGCGYKIASITDVTPIPHNGCRPPKKRRV from the coding sequence ATGGCTAAACCTGCTGCTCGTCCTCGTAAAAAAGTTAAAAAGACAGTGGTTGATGGCATTGCCCACATCCATGCTTCTTTTAACAACACAATCGTGACCATCACCGACCGTCAAGGCAACGCTCTTTCCTGGGCTACCTCCGGTGGTTCGGGTTTCCGCGGTTCCCGCAAGTCCACCCCGTTTGCTGCTCAAGTAGCTGCTGAACGTGCTGGTCAAGCTGCGCTGGAATACGGTCTGAAAAACCTCGACGTTAACGTCAAAGGTCCAGGCCCAGGTCGTGAATCTGCAGTCCGCGCTTTGAACGGCTGTGGCTACAAGATCGCCAGCATCACCGACGTGACGCCAATCCCGCACAACGGGTGCCGTCCGCCGAAGAAGCGCCGCGTGTAA
- the rpsM gene encoding 30S ribosomal protein S13 — protein sequence MARIAGVNIPDNKHTVISLTYIYGVGRTTAQKICAVTGVNPAAKIKDLSDEQIEQLRGEVAKFTTEGDLRREINMKIKRLMDLGCYRGLRHRRGLPVRGQRTKTNARTRKGPRKPIRK from the coding sequence ATGGCCCGTATTGCAGGCGTTAACATTCCAGATAACAAGCATACTGTTATCTCGCTGACCTACATCTATGGTGTTGGTCGCACTACTGCGCAGAAGATCTGTGCAGTGACTGGGGTAAACCCAGCCGCAAAGATCAAGGATCTGAGCGACGAGCAGATTGAACAGCTGCGTGGCGAAGTGGCGAAGTTCACCACTGAAGGTGACCTGCGTCGCGAAATCAACATGAAAATCAAGCGTTTGATGGACCTCGGTTGCTATCGCGGTCTGCGTCATCGTCGTGGTCTTCCAGTACGCGGTCAGCGTACCAAGACTAACGCGCGTACCCGTAAAGGTCCGCGTAAGCCGATCCGCAAGTAA
- the rpmJ gene encoding 50S ribosomal protein L36, with product MKVRASVKKLCRNCKIIRREGVVRVICSAEPRHKQRQG from the coding sequence ATGAAAGTTCGTGCATCGGTGAAAAAGCTGTGCCGTAACTGCAAGATTATTCGCCGCGAAGGTGTTGTTCGAGTAATTTGCAGCGCGGAACCGCGTCACAAACAGCGCCAAGGCTGA
- the secY gene encoding preprotein translocase subunit SecY: MAKQGALSALGKGGMSELWARLRFLFLAIIVYRIGAHIPVPGINPDRLADLFRQNEGTILSLFNMFSGGALERMSIFALGIMPYISASIIMQLMTAVSPQLEQLKKEGEAGRRKIAQYTRYGTVVLALVQAIGMSIGLAGQGVAFTGDFGFHFVAVSTFVAGAMFMMWLGEQITERGVGNGISMLIFAGIVAGLPRAIGQSFESARQGDINIFALVAIGLLAVAIIGFVVFIERGQRRIAVHYAKRQQGRKVFAAQTSHLPLKVNMAGVIPAIFASSILLFPASLGTWFGQSEGMGWLQDISQSIAPGQPLNILLFSAGIIFFCFFYTALMFNPKDVAENLKKSGAFIPGIRPGEQSARYIDGVLTRLTLFGALYMTAVCLLPQFLVVAANVPFYLGGTSLLIVVVVVMDFMSQVQSHLVSHQYESLMKKANLKGYGSGMLR, encoded by the coding sequence ATGGCTAAGCAAGGTGCTCTCTCTGCGCTCGGCAAAGGCGGTATGTCTGAACTCTGGGCTCGTCTGCGTTTTCTGTTCCTGGCGATTATCGTCTACCGAATAGGCGCACACATCCCGGTTCCAGGTATCAACCCGGACCGACTCGCGGACCTGTTTCGACAGAATGAGGGGACCATTCTTAGCTTGTTCAACATGTTTTCCGGCGGTGCGCTGGAGCGGATGAGCATCTTTGCACTGGGGATCATGCCGTACATCTCGGCATCGATCATCATGCAACTGATGACAGCCGTCAGCCCGCAGCTGGAACAGTTGAAGAAGGAAGGTGAAGCTGGGCGTCGCAAGATTGCTCAGTACACCCGCTACGGCACTGTCGTCCTCGCTCTCGTTCAGGCAATTGGCATGTCCATTGGTCTGGCAGGGCAGGGCGTTGCGTTCACTGGTGACTTTGGCTTCCATTTCGTCGCGGTATCCACGTTTGTGGCTGGTGCGATGTTCATGATGTGGCTGGGTGAGCAGATTACTGAGCGTGGTGTTGGCAACGGTATCTCGATGTTGATTTTCGCAGGTATCGTCGCCGGTCTTCCGAGAGCGATCGGGCAGTCTTTCGAGTCTGCGCGTCAGGGTGATATCAACATTTTTGCCCTGGTTGCCATCGGTTTGCTGGCAGTAGCGATTATCGGTTTCGTGGTGTTCATTGAGCGTGGTCAGCGTCGTATTGCTGTTCATTACGCCAAGCGTCAGCAGGGCCGTAAGGTCTTTGCTGCGCAGACTAGCCACTTGCCGTTGAAGGTGAACATGGCCGGTGTTATTCCGGCCATTTTCGCGAGCAGCATTTTGCTGTTCCCGGCTTCGTTGGGTACCTGGTTTGGTCAGTCTGAAGGTATGGGCTGGCTGCAGGATATCTCGCAGTCGATCGCTCCTGGTCAGCCGTTGAATATTCTGCTGTTTAGTGCAGGGATTATTTTCTTCTGCTTCTTCTATACGGCGTTGATGTTCAATCCGAAAGACGTAGCGGAAAACCTGAAGAAGTCCGGTGCCTTTATTCCGGGCATCCGTCCAGGTGAGCAGTCTGCGCGCTACATTGATGGCGTTCTGACTCGTTTGACCCTGTTCGGTGCTCTATATATGACGGCCGTATGCCTGTTGCCCCAGTTCCTGGTGGTTGCAGCAAACGTTCCGTTCTACCTTGGCGGGACCTCGTTGCTGATCGTCGTCGTGGTTGTGATGGACTTCATGTCCCAAGTACAATCGCACCTCGTTTCGCACCAGTACGAATCCCTGATGAAGAAAGCCAACCTGAAGGGTTACGGCAGCGGCATGTTGCGCTGA
- the rplO gene encoding 50S ribosomal protein L15, whose amino-acid sequence MKLNDLSPAPGSRREKHRPGRGIGSGLGKTGGRGHKGQSSRSGGTIAPGFEGGQQPLHRRLPKFGFVSLKAMDRAEVRLSELAKVEGDIVTVQSLKDANVINVNVQRVKIMLSGEVTRAVTIGKGIGATKGARAAIEAAGGKFEE is encoded by the coding sequence ATGAAACTCAATGATCTGAGTCCAGCGCCGGGTTCCCGTCGCGAAAAGCATCGTCCGGGCCGTGGTATCGGTAGTGGTTTGGGCAAGACCGGTGGCCGTGGCCACAAAGGTCAGTCCTCCCGCTCCGGTGGCACCATTGCTCCAGGCTTTGAAGGCGGTCAACAGCCGCTGCATCGTCGCCTGCCGAAGTTCGGTTTCGTTTCCCTGAAAGCCATGGATCGCGCAGAAGTGCGTTTGTCCGAGCTGGCTAAAGTGGAAGGCGACATCGTCACTGTGCAGTCTCTGAAAGATGCCAACGTGATCAACGTCAACGTACAGCGTGTGAAAATCATGCTGTCCGGCGAAGTTACTCGCGCTGTTACCATCGGAAAGGGAATCGGCGCCACCAAAGGTGCGCGTGCGGCTATCGAAGCAGCTGGCGGCAAGTTCGAGGAATAA
- the rpmD gene encoding 50S ribosomal protein L30, whose protein sequence is MATVKVTLIKSMTGRIPNHKLCVKGLGLRRIGHTVEVLDTPENRGMINKAYYMLRVEG, encoded by the coding sequence ATGGCTACCGTTAAAGTTACGCTGATCAAAAGCATGACCGGCCGCATCCCTAACCACAAACTGTGCGTTAAGGGTCTGGGTCTGCGTCGCATCGGTCACACTGTAGAAGTACTTGATACTCCCGAGAATCGCGGGATGATCAACAAGGCTTACTACATGCTGCGTGTCGAGGGTTAA
- the rpsE gene encoding 30S ribosomal protein S5 translates to MSNNDQKRDEGYIEKLVQVNRVAKTVKGGRIFTFTALTVVGDGKGRVGFGRGKSREVPAAIQKAMEAARRNMIQVDLNGTTLQYAMKSGHGASKVYMQPASEGTGIIAGGAMRAVLEVAGVQNVLAKCYGSTNPVNVVHATFKGLKAMQSPESIAAKRGKSVKEIF, encoded by the coding sequence ATGTCAAATAACGACCAAAAGCGCGACGAAGGCTACATTGAGAAGCTGGTTCAAGTTAACCGCGTAGCCAAAACCGTAAAAGGCGGCCGTATCTTCACTTTCACCGCGTTGACCGTGGTTGGTGATGGTAAAGGGCGTGTTGGCTTCGGCCGTGGCAAGTCACGTGAAGTGCCTGCTGCGATCCAGAAGGCAATGGAAGCTGCTCGCCGCAACATGATCCAAGTTGATCTGAACGGCACCACTCTGCAGTACGCAATGAAGTCCGGTCACGGCGCTTCGAAGGTGTACATGCAGCCTGCATCTGAAGGTACCGGTATCATCGCTGGCGGCGCTATGCGTGCTGTCCTCGAAGTTGCTGGCGTTCAGAACGTTCTGGCCAAGTGCTACGGCTCGACTAACCCGGTAAACGTGGTTCACGCCACTTTCAAAGGTTTGAAAGCTATGCAGTCTCCTGAATCCATTGCCGCCAAGCGTGGCAAAAGCGTCAAGGAGATCTTCTGA
- the rplR gene encoding 50S ribosomal protein L18, producing the protein MTDKKVTRLRRARKARLKMHELEVVRLCVFRSSQHIYAQVISADGNKVLASASTLDKELRDGATGNIDAATKVGQLVATRAKAAGVSQVAFDRSGFKYHGRVKALADAAREAGLEF; encoded by the coding sequence ATGACCGACAAAAAAGTTACTCGACTGCGTCGCGCTCGCAAAGCACGCCTGAAAATGCACGAACTCGAAGTCGTGCGTCTCTGCGTGTTCCGCTCGTCGCAGCACATCTACGCCCAGGTCATTTCGGCCGACGGCAACAAAGTCCTGGCATCTGCCTCGACTTTGGATAAAGAACTGCGTGATGGCGCCACTGGCAACATCGACGCGGCCACTAAGGTTGGCCAGCTGGTCGCTACGCGTGCTAAAGCCGCTGGCGTCTCGCAGGTGGCTTTCGACCGCTCTGGCTTCAAGTACCACGGCCGCGTCAAGGCGCTGGCTGATGCTGCTCGTGAAGCTGGGCTGGAGTTCTAA